The sequence GCCACTCCTTCAATAAACTGTTTCTGGAAAACAAAGAACAAGACAACCATTGGAATGACTGCCAGAACAGCGCCTGCCATCTGTGCGGGATAATCGTTGGTATGCTGTCCCTGAAGCGTAGAAAGTGCCGGAGCCAGAGTCATCTTTGTTGTGGTCGTATTTACGATCAAAGGCCACATAAAGTCATTCCAGGCAAACTTTGCCGTGAAAATCACAAGGGCCACGATCCCTGATTTTACCAGAGGGACCATGATCCTGGTCAGGATCTGGATCCTGCCGCACCCGTCCAGTATGGCTGCTTCCTCCAGTTCATCAGGAAGGGATAAGAAAAACTGCCTCATCATAAAAGTTCCAAAGGCACTGAATAAGTTTGGAAGAAAAAGTGCAAACATGGTGTCCAAAAGCCCCAGCTTCTGCACGATAAGGTACTGAGGTACCAGAAAGATCTGTCCCGGTACCATCAGGACGGAAAGCACCACCAAAAACAGGATATCTCTTCCCGGAAATTTAATCCTGGCAAAGGAATATGCAGCCAGGGTACAGATCACTACCTGTCCCGCAACCGTTACAACCGTAGAAAATACCGTGTTCATATAAATTCTTCCAAAAGGAAGGGCGGTCAGAACATTATGATAGGCTTCTGTGACAAATCGTTCAGGCAGAATCGTGGGAGGAATCATCATGGATTCTCCCTTTGTTTTAAATGAGGTACATAGCATCCAAAGAAACGGAAGCACGGTAATACCGATTCCTGCGATCAGTATCAGGTGGATCAATAGTTTTTTACGTCTGCTCGATTTCATCATCCGGCTTCACCTCCTTAGTCGTAATTGACCCATTTTCTCTGTCCTATCATCTGAATCACTGTTACCAGCATGATGATAGAAAAGATCAAAATGGATATGGCTGCTGCATAGCCCTTATGGCCATAATCAAAGGCATTCCGGTAGAACATCATGACCAGGGTCTGGGTGCTTCGATAGGCCGTATTCGTTTTTACAACCATCATATAAATGGTATCAAACACCTGAAATCCGCTGATGATAGAGGTGATCATGACGAAAAATATGGTCGGTGACAGCATGGGGATTGTGATTTTAAAAAACTGGTGAATGCCGCTTGCCCCATCCACAGATGCCGCCTCATAATAGGATCTTGATATCCCCTGCATGCCTGCTAAAAGAATGATCATGTTATAACCTACAGTTCCCCATATCCCAACGATCATTATCATGAACAAAGCTGTTTTGGGGTCGGTGATCCAGCCGTGAGGAGCAAAACCCATAGCCTTTAACGCCGCATTTAAAAGACCGTACTGCTCATTATAAATCCATTTCCAGACCATTGCCACCGCGGCCGACATGGTCACGGATGGCAGAAAATAGATGGTCCGGTAAAAAGAAGTTCCCCTGATTTTCGTATTGAGCAGGGCAGCTACAAACAAGGATAACATAAGGCCCAGAGGCACGGTGATCCCGACGTAGAGAAGTGTATTGCCAAGAGAGTTCCACAGTTCTTTATCCTTAAACATTTCCAAATAATTGTTAAGGCCATAAAAGGTGGCTACATTGAATTTATTCACTTCATTAAAGCTGAACCAGAAATTCTGAATAAAGGGAAAAATATAAAATACAAAGATTCCAAGCAACAGGGGTGTTATGAATAAGTACCCCTCTCCCCATTCTTTCCATTGCCGCTTTGCTATTTTCTTTTTTGTCGTACCCTGCATATAAACACCTACTTATTATTTTTTGCTAAAATCGCATCAGCGTCTGTTTTAAGCTGGCTGCATACATCCGCTAAAGTCTTATCGCCGGAATAAGCTGCCTTCAAAGCTTCTGCTTCTATATCATAGAGCTCTGCCACAGATTTGCATACAGGAAGGGGATTGGCTTCCCCAGAATGATTGGTGTAAGCCGCCAGGTTTAAATCCTTGTTGAAATCGGCAAAATACTTCTGGGCATCGTTCCGTGCGGAAATAACGACTCCGCTCTCTCCCTGGATCTTCATGGCCTCTTCGCTTCCAAGCCATAAAGCAAAATCTGCTGCTGCGTCCTTATTTTTACTTCCTGCAAACACGGCATAACCAAGTCCGTTTATGATATTTGGCTCTTTTCCGTTAAATTCCGGGAATTCTACCAGGTTGATCTTGGTGTTGATGGCGTCATTAGAAGTATACTCCGGTGTCATGTAGGAGCCTGCTAAAACCATTGCCAGCTGTCCGCCTTCGAACATGGCATCGGCACTGGTTTCTGATAATGCAGCAGCTGATGGGGAATATCCCTCATTGATCAGATCGATCCAGCACTGGATTCCTTCCTGGGTCTTAGGATCTGTATAACCGGTTTCTGTTTTGTCAGCATTTAAGATCCAGCCGCCACCCGCATATACGGTTGGATAATACCATGTCTGGAAATCGATAGGGCAGGCAAAAGGATATGCTCCTGAATCAAGACCTGCTGCTTTTAAATCCTTACATGCCTTTGCAAGATCATCAAAGGTCCAGTCATCGGTTGGATATGCCACTCCTGCCTTGTCAAAGATATCCTTGTTATACCAAAGAGCATTGGTATCAAAATCCTTTGGTATGGCGATCTGCTTATCCTCAAAGTTATAAGCCTTTATAAGGGCTTCCGGGAAATTCTTCTCTATATCAAGGTCTGATTTTTTCAAATAATCATTTAAATCCAGAAGAATTCCTCCGTCATAGTAATCCTCTGCGTGAAGTACATTGATCCAGAATACATCCGGTGCTGTTCCGCCTGTTGCCGCAGCCTCCAGCTTGGTCCAGTATTCGCCTCCCTTATAAGGGGTAAGCTGGATATCAATCTTTACATTTTCATGAGTTTTCTGGTAGGCCTGGATCATGGACTCCATGACAGGGCGCTGCTTTTCATCCCATATTCCCAAGCTTAAAGTCGTAGCGCCTCCTCCGGAAGCTTTGCCTCCGCCGCCACATCCCGTAAGACTCATTGCTGCCATGGCTAATGCCATTCCCATTGCCAGAACTTTGGTTCCTCTCGTCTTCTTCATAATCTGCTCTCTCCTTTTTTATTGATATTTTTTATACATTAAGCGGATATGCCTGCATATCCCTTTAACGAATATCCTCTAAGTGAATCAGCTTTCCTCCCGAGATTCTGGACTGTTCCGCCGCCAGAGCAATATAGTGGCTTTCCAGGGACTTATCCAGTGTGGTCATGGATCGATTCGGCTCGGTTCCTTCCCTGACCATATCAAGTAACTGCTCCACCATCCGGTTATCGCCTCCGGCATGACCGGAAAAGTCATCGGACAATTTGGAAACGTCTATGACTTCCTTTTCCTTACCAAATGGTCTTACGGTTATGAAATTGGAGTGAAGACTTGCTTCTATTTCTCCCTTTGTTCCCATAAATCTGGTAAACCGGGAATTTTCTTCTGTACAGCCTGTCATGGTAAAGCTGATGGTAGAGCCGTCAGTCATATTTAAATTTACTACCTGATGATCCACCACATTGTTATCACAATGGTATACACATCTTCCGTAAGGGCCGGTCTTTATGGCTTCCATAACCGATTCCTCCGTAGGATGAAGGGTAAGCACGTTGCATGGCCAGTCAGACTTACCATGGGCAATGCCGGTTTTTTCATTGGTTATGTAAATCTTTTCTGCATCAAAGGGACATTCTGCCTTGGCGGCACATCCATCAAGACAGCGTTTTGCCGCACCCTCCGGCGCTTTTTCCTCCTTGAATAAATAGGTGCCTCCAAAGGAGGTAACGGATTCGCAGGTCTTTCCTGTCAGCCACAATAAAAGGTCCATGTCATGACAGCACTTTTGAAGGATCATGGGGCTGGTCTCTTCTGAGTTTCTCCAGTTTCCTCTGACAAAGCTGTGGGCCTGATGCCAGTAGCCTACATTTTCAATCCCCATAACAGTGACCACATCTCCGATCACTCCGGAATCGATGAGTTCTTTTACCTTTGTATAAAAAGGAGTATACCGCAGAACATGGCAGACTACCACCTTCCGGCCACTTTCGCCGGCAACCTTTAATAACTCTCTGCATTCGTCTAAATCCGGTGAAACCGGCTTTTCCAGCAAAAGATCATATCCCTTTTCAAGGGCCGGAATCGCATGGCCCACATGTTGTCTGTCCTGTGTAGCAATGAACATCACATCAGCAAGCTTTTCCTGTTTTAACATCTCCTCTGCACTGGAATAACACCGTTCCTTTGGCACTCCGTATTCCCTGGACACCTCTTCTACCTTTTCCTCGACAATGTCCGCTATGGCAGTAATCTCCATCTTTTCAGGAAGCAGCTTTGCAACCGGTGCATAGTTATCTTTGCCTCTGCTTCCAAGGCCCGCAATGGCAACTGTAATTCGTTTCATATGATCTTCCCCTCCTGTATCATGAACCTGCGATTCATGATCGACATTCAACCTTCGCGCCGATGAGCAAACTCATCTGCACTCTCTTGCGCTCATTCTATCTTGGTTCTTTTATAATGTATAATAATTATATAATGAATCGGTTTGATATGCTTATACTATTATCCGGACTCATTGCCAAATTCCTTGTTTTTTCAGTTATTGTGCACAAATCATCCTGTAAAATATTCCATCATTAGGTTATTTCAACGGATTTTAATAAAAAATACAAAAAGAGGCATCCATACGAATCGATGAATGCCTCCATTGGCGAATTAATATTTTATTCATTATACTCTAATTCAATGGGTTTGAATTGCAGGATTGTCCTGTCTTGTTATCAAATTAACCATTCTTGCCAGCGGCTTCATTTCATGCTACCATAAAGTTCAAAGGAGGTATTTCAAATGGCATATTGCAGCACAGCGCTAACCATCGAATTTGAAATCCATGAGATCATAACCGTCCACTATTTTGAATACATGAAGGATTTTGTATTTTCGGGAGAATCCCACGATTTTTGGGAGTTTCTTTACGTGGACAAGGGGGAAATTACCGTACAGGCAAATCAATCCATCTATCAGCTAAAAGCCGGAGACGTAATTTTCCACAAGCCAAATGAATTCCACGCCTTAAAAGCGTCCGGAAACAAGGCTCCCAATCTGGTAGTCATGTCCTTTCGCTGCTCCAGCGAAAGCATGAGGTTTTTTGAAGAGAAATCCTGCTCCTTAAATCAGGAAGAGCGATTCCTCATTTCCAGGATTATTGCAGAAGCGAAACAGGCCTTTTCCACTCCCCTTCACATTCCTTCCGTGGAAAAGGTGGAGCTGGCCCCTTCCCCGCCATTCGGAGCCGCCCAGCTCATCCTATTATACTTACAAGTATTCCTGATCCACGTGAAGCGGAATCATTTTGAAGAAGGCGGTACACCGATCCATAACCTTCCGACCGAGCAGATGGTCCTTTCCTCCAATTCCAGCCATTTGGAACAGATCATTCAGTTTATGGAGTTTCACATCTGCGAACACCTTACTATAAAAGCCATTTGCAACGAATTCTCTATAAGCCGTTCCACCCTTCACTCCCTGTTTCACAAAGAAAAAAACTGCGGGGCTATCGACTATTTCAATTTAATGAAAATCGAGCGTTCTAAGGAGATCATGCGGGATGGCAACATGAACTTTACGGAAATTGCATATTTCCTTTCCTACAGCTCCCTGCAGTATTTTTCAAAGCAGTTTAAGAAAACAACCGGAATGTCTCCTTTGGAATATTTTAATTCCGTAAAAAAATATTCCAATGAAATCACAAATGCAAGTAAGAAAAGGAGAGAGGATAACCGGATGATTTGACAAGCTTCCGTGATGATTCCGTAAGGCTTTTTTCTGAAAAAGTGCTATATTAGAACCATCAATACAGTGGAGGATGGACAATGCACGATATTATATTCAATCAAACAGCCTTGAGCTTTGAGGAAAGCTCCCTCCTTTTTTCCATTCAGCATGGGAATGTGCTTTGGAAATGGGACAAAGAATACAGGCCCCGCCTTGTAATAGGCGGACAGACCATCTATTTCCAGGGTGCCGCTTCCATTACTCATAGGCAATGGAAAACAGGAATAGGGGAAGGAATCATCAGCCACTACCAGGGCTTTCAGCTGGACGGCATGGATCTTGAACTAGCCTTTGAAACGGTCACATGGATCGAGTATGCCACGGAAGACGTTCATTTTGAATGGATCCCTCTGACAGATAGCAGCCTTCCGGTTTCAGAAATATACTGGCCCGGATACATGGAATTTGAAAAAGAAAGTGACCGCTGGTATACTCTATTAAATATCCAGCAAGGGCTTCTCATCCCAAATACCTGGGAAACGGCACTTGAAAAGCTGCCCTTTGACGGCATGATGTGCACAGCCGGCTCTTATATGCCATGGTTTGGACAGGTAAAGGAGGGAGGCGGCTACCTAGCCATCTGTGAACAGCCCTGGGATGCCGCTTATTATGCGGAGCATCCGGCAAAGGGCCCCTATACCCACACCGGCATCAAGTGGCTGCCAAGCCTGGGCAGAATGAATGGCCGCAGGACGATGCGGTATTCCTTTCTGTCGGACTGTGATTACAATGATATCTGCAAGCATTACCGGACCTACGTAAAGGAACAGGGCACCTTCTGTTCTCTGAAAGAAAAGGCGGCCAAGGCACCTGTTCATAAGCTGGTCGGCGCTTCCTTTATCCATAAGGGAATCAAAACCAAGGTCATGCCGGATTCCCGCTTCTTTGACCCGGAAAACCCGGACAAAAATAACCATGTATACAGCTTTGAGAAACGAACCGGTGAGATCCATCATTTCCGCAAGGATCTTGGTCTTAAAAAGCTGTATCTCCATCTGGATGGCTGGGCGGAGCCAGGTTATGATAACCAGCATCCCGACTACCTTCCCGCCTGTGAAGAGGCTGGGGGCTGGGAAAAGATGAAGGAGCTTGCGGATACCATGCACGGGTACGGATATTCCTTTGGCATCCATGACCAGTACCGGGATTATTACCGCAGGGCCAAAACCTTTGATCAGAATTTTGCAGCGCAAAAGCCTGACGGAACCCTTACGGAGCATGCCAACTGGGCAGGCGGACCTCAGACCTATCTGTGCGCCACTCAGGCTCCCTATTATGTAAAAAGGAATTTTACTGAAATCAAGAAAAACGGTGTGGAATTAGACTGTGCTTACTTAGATGTGTTCACGTGCAATGAACCTGACGAATGCGACCACCCATGGCACCGGATCAACCGGAAGGAATGTCTGGATTACCGTAGCCTTTGCTTTGAATACCTACTTTCCAAAGGGATCCTTCCAAGCTCTGAGGAAGTGACGGACTGGTCTGTAAAAAGT is a genomic window of Lacrimispora sphenoides containing:
- a CDS encoding carbohydrate ABC transporter permease produces the protein MMKSSRRKKLLIHLILIAGIGITVLPFLWMLCTSFKTKGESMMIPPTILPERFVTEAYHNVLTALPFGRIYMNTVFSTVVTVAGQVVICTLAAYSFARIKFPGRDILFLVVLSVLMVPGQIFLVPQYLIVQKLGLLDTMFALFLPNLFSAFGTFMMRQFFLSLPDELEEAAILDGCGRIQILTRIMVPLVKSGIVALVIFTAKFAWNDFMWPLIVNTTTTKMTLAPALSTLQGQHTNDYPAQMAGAVLAVIPMVVLFFVFQKQFIEGVAHTGVKG
- a CDS encoding DUF5696 domain-containing protein; the protein is MHDIIFNQTALSFEESSLLFSIQHGNVLWKWDKEYRPRLVIGGQTIYFQGAASITHRQWKTGIGEGIISHYQGFQLDGMDLELAFETVTWIEYATEDVHFEWIPLTDSSLPVSEIYWPGYMEFEKESDRWYTLLNIQQGLLIPNTWETALEKLPFDGMMCTAGSYMPWFGQVKEGGGYLAICEQPWDAAYYAEHPAKGPYTHTGIKWLPSLGRMNGRRTMRYSFLSDCDYNDICKHYRTYVKEQGTFCSLKEKAAKAPVHKLVGASFIHKGIKTKVMPDSRFFDPENPDKNNHVYSFEKRTGEIHHFRKDLGLKKLYLHLDGWAEPGYDNQHPDYLPACEEAGGWEKMKELADTMHGYGYSFGIHDQYRDYYRRAKTFDQNFAAQKPDGTLTEHANWAGGPQTYLCATQAPYYVKRNFTEIKKNGVELDCAYLDVFTCNEPDECDHPWHRINRKECLDYRSLCFEYLLSKGILPSSEEVTDWSVKSLVFCHYAPYSFMMHEPGADRQGIPVPLFNLVYHDCLIIPWMMEKYEKEDFMLYALLNGGAPYFIRDGAYENIDGSFGGHQTLSEDEMAARCGIVASLHERVAMCEMLSHEFIDGDPFRQRTTFSDGTAVEADLLQGTYEIRTENLTS
- a CDS encoding ABC transporter substrate-binding protein is translated as MKKTRGTKVLAMGMALAMAAMSLTGCGGGGKASGGGATTLSLGIWDEKQRPVMESMIQAYQKTHENVKIDIQLTPYKGGEYWTKLEAAATGGTAPDVFWINVLHAEDYYDGGILLDLNDYLKKSDLDIEKNFPEALIKAYNFEDKQIAIPKDFDTNALWYNKDIFDKAGVAYPTDDWTFDDLAKACKDLKAAGLDSGAYPFACPIDFQTWYYPTVYAGGGWILNADKTETGYTDPKTQEGIQCWIDLINEGYSPSAAALSETSADAMFEGGQLAMVLAGSYMTPEYTSNDAINTKINLVEFPEFNGKEPNIINGLGYAVFAGSKNKDAAADFALWLGSEEAMKIQGESGVVISARNDAQKYFADFNKDLNLAAYTNHSGEANPLPVCKSVAELYDIEAEALKAAYSGDKTLADVCSQLKTDADAILAKNNK
- a CDS encoding carbohydrate ABC transporter permease, with the protein product MQGTTKKKIAKRQWKEWGEGYLFITPLLLGIFVFYIFPFIQNFWFSFNEVNKFNVATFYGLNNYLEMFKDKELWNSLGNTLLYVGITVPLGLMLSLFVAALLNTKIRGTSFYRTIYFLPSVTMSAAVAMVWKWIYNEQYGLLNAALKAMGFAPHGWITDPKTALFMIMIVGIWGTVGYNMIILLAGMQGISRSYYEAASVDGASGIHQFFKITIPMLSPTIFFVMITSIISGFQVFDTIYMMVVKTNTAYRSTQTLVMMFYRNAFDYGHKGYAAAISILIFSIIMLVTVIQMIGQRKWVNYD
- a CDS encoding AraC family transcriptional regulator, with translation MAYCSTALTIEFEIHEIITVHYFEYMKDFVFSGESHDFWEFLYVDKGEITVQANQSIYQLKAGDVIFHKPNEFHALKASGNKAPNLVVMSFRCSSESMRFFEEKSCSLNQEERFLISRIIAEAKQAFSTPLHIPSVEKVELAPSPPFGAAQLILLYLQVFLIHVKRNHFEEGGTPIHNLPTEQMVLSSNSSHLEQIIQFMEFHICEHLTIKAICNEFSISRSTLHSLFHKEKNCGAIDYFNLMKIERSKEIMRDGNMNFTEIAYFLSYSSLQYFSKQFKKTTGMSPLEYFNSVKKYSNEITNASKKRREDNRMI
- a CDS encoding Gfo/Idh/MocA family protein produces the protein MKRITVAIAGLGSRGKDNYAPVAKLLPEKMEITAIADIVEEKVEEVSREYGVPKERCYSSAEEMLKQEKLADVMFIATQDRQHVGHAIPALEKGYDLLLEKPVSPDLDECRELLKVAGESGRKVVVCHVLRYTPFYTKVKELIDSGVIGDVVTVMGIENVGYWHQAHSFVRGNWRNSEETSPMILQKCCHDMDLLLWLTGKTCESVTSFGGTYLFKEEKAPEGAAKRCLDGCAAKAECPFDAEKIYITNEKTGIAHGKSDWPCNVLTLHPTEESVMEAIKTGPYGRCVYHCDNNVVDHQVVNLNMTDGSTISFTMTGCTEENSRFTRFMGTKGEIEASLHSNFITVRPFGKEKEVIDVSKLSDDFSGHAGGDNRMVEQLLDMVREGTEPNRSMTTLDKSLESHYIALAAEQSRISGGKLIHLEDIR